Part of the Acropora palmata chromosome 10, jaAcrPala1.3, whole genome shotgun sequence genome, AACGCAAATGGAGCTTCTTACATTTATTTGcactaaaagttaaaaagatgttttattttttattaccaGATATTCCTTGACTGGTCACAGAAGCCCTGTCACTAAAGTCTTATTTCACCCAGTTTACAGGTAACAGAACAATATTCAATCAACCCCTCAttgaaatttggtatcaaaacaATTGATCAGGCTCTAAGTTCCACTGTTTCAAGCACTAATAACATAgtgggcaaaattactgaatgctgattggtcaatgaagagggtattttttcttaattttgctttgtgaagagggcaaaattactcgctcgcgattggtcctcagttcgcctagcaacagctcattcaatcgagaagttgtttttctacaacaatggcgtctcgtttcgagatagttaacaaggaatatatcgaagaattaaaggaaaagagcgaaaatgaaaacacaaagaacaGCACGGAGTGGTGAGggaatgttttcaaaaagtggacgaatgaaagaaacttgcaagcaaatttagaagagtacgagaacaatgtcctcgaccaacgattgtcgcagttttagttaagcattcagaaattcagtaattttgccctctatgttattaacaagtaattgCAATGAATCcttgtaaaattaaggattaatatcactagtgttttcagaagttgctgagatttcagcaacttctgaaaacacgcatgatattaatccttaattttactcggccccatgtgattacctatactaccctttcattattttgtttaagcCTTCCTTGAGTTTGAGGGAGCGTTCTCAcataaattttgtgttttccttgtttttttttatttgtttgtttgttttttttttttcccaagtgtCATGGTGACTGCCTCTGAGGATGCAACAGTTAAAGTGTGGGACTATGAGACTGGGGATTTTGAGCGAACTCTGAAGGGTCATACAGATGCTGTACAAGATTTGTCATTTGATCATACAGGAAAAATCTTAGCTTCATGCTCTGCTGATATGTCCATAAAATTATGGGATTTTCATGAATTTGAGTGTGTCAAGACATTAACTGGTGGGTGAAGattgattattgtaatttatgtCTGTCTTGAACTTATAATCTGAATTCAAACAAGAGGGAAGAATTAACTGaatgttttaaaattctttttgttAACTAGGGCATGATCACAATGTTTCATCAGTGACTTTTCTTCCGTCTGGAGATTATTTAGTTTCTTCCTCTAGAGATAAGACTATTAAAATGTGGGAAGTTGCTACTGGGTGAGTAGAACTGTGAAAGACAAATGCAtagttctcttttttttttgtcttttataaACTCTccttaattttaataaaactgCTGTGTTCCccatttgcagtttttgcgTTAAAACTTTCCAAGGTCACAGAGAGTGGGTGCGAAGGGTGCGAGTTAGTCATGATGGTGAGTGCTGTCAATGTAAGGAGCAGGtttctttgcattgtttttgtagAAGAATTGATATCTTCCTGTTAAAACCAGCATCCCTCTATTATTATAACCTTTCAAGGGgaagttcttcttttcagTAAAGTAATGTCAattattgtttggttttacttttagGTTCTTTGTTAGCAAGCTGTTCAAATGACCAGGTGGGTAAAGTCATGTCGAACATTATCccagttttgttttgcttttgtgctATATTGTTTTTGCATTACTCGTGTCTTGTGTTGTGCTTAAGGGTTTTAAATAAGGAAAATTTGTTGATcaaacttgttgtttttgcagacAATCAGAATATGGGTTGTGTCAACAAAGGAGTGCAAGTGTGATCTTAGGGACCATGAGCATGTTGTAGAAGATGTGTCCTGGGCCCCAGAGTCAGCTAATCCACATATTATAGAAGCTGCAGGAATTGAGGTATGAAAATAGTCCTCCAAAGAATAATGACCCTGTGATCCAATGACAGTCCTAGAGTAATATTGTTTCATTGTCTCTTTCCATCTTGGTGTCTTGCAAGTGGTAGTCTTTCAGAAATGAAGAATCAACTCCCAGAGGCTTCTTCACAGCTCATGTAGTTCAGAAGTTTTAAGAATACAAACGAAACATTTTTCTATGTGAAGCGTCACCCCTGTTGAGTATATAAATGTATGGAATGATTTGAAGTGACATTTTGGCATACAGGGTAAATACCCAgagttttatttcaaaatacatGTAATTTTTTATATGCCACTGTACATAATTTCAGGAGGTGACAGGcaagtgaaatttcagacAGTTTTGAAGTATCATAGATTTGTTTATGCAATTACCAGAGAAATTTGAACTATGGTCATGGTGGTATCTCAAAATTAAGCCAAAACTCTGTTATCAGATTGCAGAAAATCTAGACTTACAGTAACTgtaactttgtttttgtttaatcACGATTTCACCTCTAAGATTTCAAATAGTAATCAGTAGATGATTATATTGGTTTTGGTGAATGTAAGAGTGAAGGAAAATGCACATTACTGTCTTCCTGGATCCTTCATACGGTATTTTGGAGAATCAGAGATTAAGGCACTGTCAAGTTTGATCTGGTGCTAACtgaatattattatcaaaGTTTTGTCCACAATTTAACCTGTTTTATTCCATTCCAAAGGGTGCAAAAAGGGGAGGAAATCCTGGACCCTTTCTTGTATCAGCATCAAGAGATAAATCAATCCGATTGTGGGATGCCAGCACTGGAATATGTCTTATGACACTGGTAAGTGATTTCCCAAATGACTTGAATGCACAGCTTGGAATTTCTAGCTTTGTACCCAGGGGCAATAGTCAGtcttttcaaataaaggtTGCATAATATTGATTTCTAAACTGAAAATAAGGTAGGAGTTCCTAATTTCAAGagtaaaaagcattttttccctttagcCCTATAATTTACTTACAGTGTCTTTGTTTACTGCATCTACAGGTTGGCCATGATAACTGGGTACGAGGAGTGATGTTTCATCCAGGAGGCAAATATTTAATTAGCTGTTCTGATGACAAGACTCTTAGAATATGGgattataaaaataaacgTTGTGCAAAAACTTTAGCGGCCCACGAACATTTTGCAACAACCTTAGGTGAGTTTCATTgatgttataattattatataaaaatcATTCTTTTGTCTGTACTTGTCTGATCTATGGTAGTTGTGTCCTGAAGAATCAAAAGACATTGCCTGATATTGCTACTCTCCAGTTCTTTTGTAGTGTCATGCGTTATGATTAATGGACTTTCATGTACTGTTCTTCTCATTATGTTCTGTGTATGACTCTTGCAGATTTCCACAAATCAGCTCCATTTGTTCTAACTGGAAGTGTTGACATGACAATCAAAGTGTGGGAATGCCGCTAATGTATATTGTTTGAGCTCAGGAAGCTCAAATAAccaaaatagcaaaaactGTTATTTTAATTCAGGGATATGAGAGAGAACCTTTGCAGGGCTTGTGTACTGTATATGAAGAAACAGACTTGCAAGTGCTTCTGACTCCACTGGAGCAGCCTTGATAAAAGACTGACCTATTGCAACTTAACTGAACTGAAGGAGATCTTTGGGAACAACAAGCTTTGTTAACAGAGAAAAAGCCATTTAGTATTATATTTTGTATTtggaaagttttaaaaatctaCTGTGTATTTACCATTATTGCTGGCCGTTGGAGTAGTAGTTTTGCATTCAAATGGGTATTTCATGATCCTTGCCTTTGGCGTTTTTTATGGTTTTGCCCTCGTTAATTTTTGTCCAGGAATTATCCTTAGTCATCACATCTTGGACTAGTCCTCAACATGATACTGCGATGACAATAAAAATAGGGGACTATGGTAACAGATCAATGCTTCATTGTTCAGCGCAAATGAACATGCAAAGAGGGAAATACATGACCAGGCTTCCAATCTGTTGCTGCTTCCTGTTCTGGAGTATTAAAGTACTGGAATAAAAGTTAAATGCATTGACCTTAACTAATGAAAGATGAGTTGTATGCCTTAGACTGCAGCCAAGTCACACCAGGCAAAAATGGATGAGCAGCACTTGAATGTTTGGTATCGGTATCAAGACTCTTCTTACAGTGTAACAGTTTATTTTCCTTATCTAATGAAACTTCAGCAATGTCACCTTTGGCTTTAATCCCAGTTGATTAAACCTTACAGCAATGATTGGTAAAGAAGGTTGTCAATTATTTTGACAAGTAGATAAAACAAGTGGACTGCAGTGGTTTAATGTGATTAGCTCCAGAAAATAAACATGGTGTGATAAATGTAACAGATCTTAAAAACTGAATACCGTATGTTTTCAAATTCTCTAGTTTTAACCCAAAAAAATGATATGTTGATAGTGATCTTGTTGGTAGATGACAAGAATAGAATCAGTTAACTTTGGTCCAATATTTTATTCTGGGATTCCTTTAGTGAATTCACTGTCTCTGCTGGCTCTTGGAATTCCGCTGTCTGAGGGCACAATTCGATGTTGTAAGCTATTCTAGTGCCTTCCCATTCGGGAACAATCtgtaatatttcaaattaaaaagagATGTGAATACGATTATTTAGccatagcattttattttaaatgatCCGAATAAATGCAGTTAGGCTTGTAAATTGCTGGAGTTCAAAGCACCCTTGATTTGTGCTACAGTCCTCGGCGGCAGATTGGTCTGGAACGAGTGTAGGTGAGGATTTAGGCGAGGCGTCTGGCACGCGCATAGGGGTCTTTTCGCGAGTGGAAAACAGCCATTACCCTCCTGCCTTGTTGCGGGCGAGGAAGTTGCCTGACTCGGGAACTGGGAAGCAAATTATTCAATCGGCTTAATACTGTATGTGGGCCACCGTGCAGTTCTTACCGGGTTAACAGGTCGATAGAAAACCTTAGGAaggacattttgaaaatggtcgtTGGACTAAGCGTGAAT contains:
- the LOC141893785 gene encoding lissencephaly-1 homolog, producing the protein MVLTPRQKEELHKAIADYLFQCGFEDALNAFKKDANMPGELDKKYSGLLEKKWTSVIRLQKKVMDLEARLSEAEKEASTGSVLTKNRSPEDWMPRPPERYSLTGHRSPVTKVLFHPVYSVMVTASEDATVKVWDYETGDFERTLKGHTDAVQDLSFDHTGKILASCSADMSIKLWDFHEFECVKTLTGHDHNVSSVTFLPSGDYLVSSSRDKTIKMWEVATGFCVKTFQGHREWVRRVRVSHDGSLLASCSNDQTIRIWVVSTKECKCDLRDHEHVVEDVSWAPESANPHIIEAAGIEGAKRGGNPGPFLVSASRDKSIRLWDASTGICLMTLVGHDNWVRGVMFHPGGKYLISCSDDKTLRIWDYKNKRCAKTLAAHEHFATTLDFHKSAPFVLTGSVDMTIKVWECR